Proteins co-encoded in one Arachis stenosperma cultivar V10309 chromosome 7, arast.V10309.gnm1.PFL2, whole genome shotgun sequence genomic window:
- the LOC130941730 gene encoding uncharacterized protein LOC130941730 isoform X2: MEDRSFLTRMMSHLRSTCKYYTGYPKDLGPSRVIHFTSEREFVELLHEGYPMVVAFTIRGNYTRHLDKVLEEAAVEFYPHVKFMRVECPKYPGFCITRQKNEYPFIEIFHSPEQAANQGRVADPSIKKYNVKVLPFNYDVSAYGFREFFKRHGISASDPK, encoded by the exons ATGGAGGATCGTTCATTTTTAACTCGGATGATGAGTCACCTTCGTTCAACCTGCAA GTATTACACTGGTTACCCGAAGGATCTTGGACCATCACGGGTTATTCATTTTACCTCTGAGCGCGAATTTGTTGAACTCCTTCATGAAGGTTATCCTATGGTGGTTGCATTTACAATCAG GGGAAATTACACGCGACATCTTGACAAAGTATTAGAGGAAGCCGCCGTGGAGTTCTATCCACACGTGAAGTTCATGCGT GTTGAATGCCCAAAGTATCCTGGGTTTTGTATTACTCGGCAGAAAAACGAGTATCCATTCATTGAGATATTTCATAGCCCGGAACAA GCAGCTAACCAGGGAAGGGTGGCTGATCCTAGTATTAAAAAATACAATGTGAAGGTCTTGCCA TTCAACTATGACGTTAGTGCTTATGGATTTAGAGAATTCTTCAAGCGCCATGGTATAAGCGCATCAGATCCAAAATAG
- the LOC130941733 gene encoding haloacid dehalogenase-like hydrolase domain-containing protein At2g33255 yields MRCLPTKQFQPQSLPPSLSITNIPHFTTATNSLPSSSMPLFSSILSKTATTRSLLMSSSRSPKTRLRGVVFDMDGTLTVPAIDFAAMYRAVLGEHEYNRIKSQNPSGIDILHEIENWTPQKQRKAFETIADYERQGLDRLQIMPGAAELCGLLDSKNIRRGLITRNVKSAVDLFHERFGITFSPALSREFRPYKPDPAPLLHICSVWDVLPNEVIMVGDSLKDDVACGKRAGAFTCLLDETGRYDSPKYADVEHKPDFKVTSLAEVYSILEVNFDLSP; encoded by the exons ATGCGGTGTCTGCCTACAAAGCAGTTTCAGCCACAATCATTGCCACCGTCACTCTCCATCACGAACATACCACACTTCACTACCGCCACTAATTCACTACCATCATCATCCATGCCATTGTTCTCATCTATCCTCTCCAAAACCGCCACAACAAGGTCTCTCTTAATGTCGTCTTCGCGTTCCCCCAAAACGCGCCTCAGGGGCGTCGTTTTCGACATGGACGGAACCCTAACCGTTCCCGCCATCGACTTTGCCGCCATGTACAGAGCCGTCCTTGGTGAACACGAATACAACAGAATCAAATCTCAGAACCCTTCCGGGATTGATATCTTGCACGAGATTGAGAACTGGACCCCTCAGAAACAGCGCAAGGCCTTTGAAACCATTGCTGATTACGAGCGCCAGGGTCTTGATCGTCTTCAAATCATGCCCG GCGCTGCTGAGCTTTGTGGTCTTCTCGATTCGAAGAATATAAG GAGGGGATTGATCACACGCAATGTAAAGTCAGCCGTTGATTTGTTCCATGAACGATTTGGG ATTACATTTTCTCCAGCATTAAGTAGGGAGTTTCGTCCCTATAAACCGGATCCTGCTCCGCTTCTACATATATGTTCTGTTTGGGATGTTCTACCAAATGAAGTAATAATGGTTGGAGATAGCCTTAAAGATGAT GTTGCTTGCGGGAAGCGAGCAGGAGCATTTACATGCTTGCTTGACGAGACGGGAAGATATGATTCTCCCAAGTACGCCGATGTTGAACACAAACCGGATTTCAAGGTGACTTCCCTTGCTGAAGTTTACTCAATTTTGGAGGTAAATTTTGACTTGTCACCATGA
- the LOC130941730 gene encoding pentatricopeptide repeat-containing protein At3g12770 isoform X1, whose translation MILPTTFSFSLTNSRYYNSATIPHHLLLRLLQLCVDHCSLKLTHQSHSQILTNGFSQDPFLLTRLISAYATCGYSNFSRRVFETLDAKNVYLWNSMINAYAKNRHFFGALELFRQMGPSVLPDDYTLATVSKVCGELEDLICGKVVHGKSMRIGFLSDVVVANSVMAMYNRCGMFSDAMKVFDEMPHRTVSSFNVIISGFAALERCGSYSSDGFWLKFFMRMQSEGFEPDAFTVASLLPMCCAGSSEKWDYGREIHCYLVKNGLDLNMGSDVHVGSSLIDMYSRSGKVVLGRAVFDQMKSRNVYVWTAMINGYVENREPEHALVMFREMQAKDGAQPNKVSLVSVLPACGLLAGLTGGKQVHAFAIKMELNDDVSLCNALIDMYSKCGSLEYGRRVFDNILYSKDGISWGSMISAYGLHGRGEEAVATYYEMLKQGIKPDMITVVGVLSACSKSGLVDEGIDIFNSLMTKHEMQPTIEICACVVDMLGRSGRLDQALNFIKEMPLYPSPSVWGSLLSASIIHGNSTTRDLAYRCLLELEPENPSNYISLSNTYASDRRWDVVTEVRTMMKERGLRKVPGCSWITISGKTHSFMVADKAHPSSDLIYEMLVDMVSVMTGDVYDDIDILP comes from the coding sequence ATGATTCTCCCTACAACATTCAGTTTCAGCCTCACAAACTCTCGTTATTACAACTCTGCCACTATTCCCCACCACCTCCTCCTCCGCCTCCTTCAGCTCTGCGTCGACCACTGCTCCCTCAAACTCACCCACCAATCCCACTCTCAAATCCTCACAAATGGCTTCTCCCAAGACCCCTTCCTCCTCACAAGGCTCATCTCTGCTTACGCCACCTGCGGATATTCAAACTTCTCCAGGCGCGTTTTTGAGACCCTTGACGCCAAGAACGTCTACCTTTGGAACTCAATGATCAATGCTTATGCCAAAAATCGCCACTTTTTTGGGGCACTCGAATTGTTCCGCCAAATGGGTCCTAGCGTTTTGCCCGATGATTACACTCTAGCAACTGTTTCCAAGGTTTGTGGCGAGCTTGAGGACCTGATTTGTGGGAAGGTGGTTCATGGGAAGAGCATGAGGATTGGGTTTTTGTCTGATGTTGTTGTTGCAAATTCTGTAATGGCAATGTATAATAGGTGTGGGATGTTTAGTGATGCGATGAAGGTGTTTGACGAAATGCCTCACAGGACTGTGAGTTCGTTTAATGTTATAATTTCTGGGTTTGCCGCTTTGGAAAGATGTGGTTCTTATTCCAGTGATGGTTTCTGGTTGAAGTTTTTTATGAGAATGCAATCTGAAGGGTTTGAGCCTGATGCTTTCACAGTTGCAAGTCTCTTGCCTATGTGTTGTGCTGGTAGTAGTGAGAAATGGGATTATGGGAGGGAAATCCACTGTTATCTTGTGAAGAATGGGTTGGATTTGAATATGGGTTCTGATGTTCATGTAGGATCTTCTTTGATAGATATGTATTCGAGGAGTGGTAAGGTTGTTCTTGGTAGGGCAGTGTTTGATCAAATGAAGAGCAGAAATGTTTATGTGTGGACGGCGATGATCAATGGTTATGTAGAGAACAGAGAGCCTGAGCATGCATTGGTTATGTTCCGTGAGATGCAAGCAAAGGATGGAGCACAACCCAATAAAGTGTCACTCGTTAGTGTGCTTCCAGCTTGTGGCTTGCTTGCTGGGTTAACTGGTGGGAAACAAGTCCATGCATTTGCTATAAAAATGGAGCTAAATGATGATGTTTCCCTATGTAATGCTTTAATAGATATGTATTCCAAATGTGGGAGTTTGGAATATGGTAGACGAGTGTTTGACAATATTTTGTACTCCAAAGATGGTATCTCTTGGGGTTCAATGATATCTGCATACGGATTACATGGAAGAGGTGAAGAAGCTGTTGCCACATATTATGAAATGCTCAAGCAAGGGATTAAACCAGATATGATAACAGTTGTTGGTGTTCTTTCTGCTTGTAGCAAGTCAGGATTGGTTGATGAAGGCATTGATATATTTAACTCACTAATGACTAAGCATGAAATGCAACCAACAATTGAAATTTGTGCTTGTGTTGTCGACATGTTAGGTCGATCAGGCCGGCTTGATCAAGCCTTAAATTTCATAAAAGAAATGCCTCTTTATCCCAGTCCAAGTGTCTGGGGATCTCTTTTAAGTGCTTCTATAATACATGGAAATTCAACGACAAGAGACCTGGCGTATAGGTGTCTCTTAGAGCTAGAACCTGAAAATCCTTCGAATTACATCTCACTTTCGAATACATATGCTTCCGATAGAAGATGGGATGTGGTAACTGAGGTGAGAACAATGATGAAAGAAAGAGGCTTAAGAAAAGTTCCAGGTTGCAGTTGGATAACTATCAGTGGAAAGACTCATTCCTTTATGGTTGCTGACAAAGCTCATCCATCTTCTGATTTAATCTATGAAATGTTGGTTGACATGGTATCAGTAATGACAGGAGATGTTTATGATGATATTGATATTCTTCCATGA